The following are encoded together in the Mesoterricola sediminis genome:
- a CDS encoding glycoside hydrolase 5 family protein translates to MKRFVLGLALAGQCLAGGLETRDGRYLLDGHPFLLNALGYETGARPGEAPYQSAARDLGQVATDLAVIRAAGFNGIRTWSQLSEPELKLVQASGLKAVYGIWLKPDEDFADPAVVARDLDLVRRTVAWTRKYDCVVTYLVMNEPMPEHIRKVGAQATKDLWMKVQALIHELHPGVPVTISGNSAITEWVDMGIFDVRARNAYDYHDSANFTHGFAEAQRMLAGADGKPALLTEFGRSVSGRGQGLYGGNTLRQQADSVLQSYRDFLDAGGAGLCPFYYADGWWKAGNPAVHDDEAEEWFGFLGFADLKDTVGRPRPVWHALAQYNQALVASPRNHAFYLNAVPLEAHCLPGVRKVRVLHRDRVLLETAPDARGLARGELRFPGEGLADRELVVEALDAAGRVLKWESLVVLTGPEPVVWPSLELRTGVVDLTGAAEVPVEVRLGATGPFKVEGDLRYAFSAHKGWEPGETRSRPLAPGGTLKDTFRVPADCPVGAVYAGVDVRYGKFVKTLTARRFLYPGTWADPLRVKE, encoded by the coding sequence ATGAAGCGCTTCGTCCTTGGCCTGGCCCTGGCGGGTCAGTGCCTGGCCGGCGGCCTGGAAACCCGGGACGGCCGCTATCTCCTCGACGGCCATCCCTTCCTCCTGAACGCCCTGGGCTACGAGACCGGGGCCCGCCCGGGGGAGGCCCCCTACCAGAGCGCGGCCCGCGACCTGGGCCAGGTGGCGACGGACTTGGCGGTCATCAGGGCCGCGGGCTTCAACGGGATCCGGACCTGGTCCCAGCTGAGCGAGCCGGAGCTGAAGCTCGTCCAGGCCTCGGGGCTGAAGGCGGTCTACGGCATCTGGCTCAAGCCCGACGAGGACTTCGCCGACCCGGCCGTGGTGGCCCGGGACCTGGACCTGGTGCGGCGCACCGTGGCCTGGACGCGGAAGTACGACTGCGTCGTCACCTACCTGGTCATGAACGAGCCCATGCCCGAGCACATCCGCAAGGTGGGCGCCCAGGCCACGAAGGACCTCTGGATGAAGGTCCAGGCCCTCATCCACGAACTGCACCCGGGGGTGCCCGTCACCATCTCCGGCAATTCGGCCATCACGGAGTGGGTGGACATGGGGATCTTCGACGTGCGGGCCCGGAACGCCTACGACTACCATGACAGCGCCAACTTCACCCACGGCTTCGCGGAGGCCCAGCGGATGCTGGCGGGCGCCGACGGCAAGCCCGCCCTGCTCACGGAGTTCGGCCGGTCCGTCTCGGGCCGGGGCCAGGGCCTCTACGGGGGCAACACGCTGCGCCAGCAGGCCGATTCGGTGCTCCAGTCCTATCGGGACTTCCTGGACGCGGGCGGGGCCGGGCTCTGCCCCTTCTACTACGCCGACGGCTGGTGGAAGGCGGGCAACCCCGCCGTGCACGACGACGAGGCCGAGGAGTGGTTCGGCTTCCTCGGGTTCGCCGACCTCAAGGACACCGTGGGCCGGCCGCGGCCCGTGTGGCACGCCCTGGCCCAGTACAACCAGGCCCTCGTGGCCTCGCCCCGGAACCACGCCTTCTACCTGAACGCGGTGCCCCTGGAGGCCCACTGCCTGCCCGGGGTCCGCAAGGTCCGGGTCCTCCACCGGGACCGGGTGCTCCTGGAGACGGCCCCCGACGCCCGGGGCCTGGCCCGGGGCGAGCTGCGCTTCCCCGGCGAGGGCCTCGCGGACCGGGAGCTGGTGGTGGAGGCCCTGGACGCCGCGGGCCGGGTGCTCAAGTGGGAATCCCTGGTCGTCCTCACCGGTCCCGAGCCGGTGGTGTGGCCTTCCCTGGAGCTCCGCACCGGCGTGGTGGACCTGACGGGCGCCGCCGAGGTGCCGGTGGAGGTCCGCCTGGGGGCGACGGGCCCCTTCAAGGTGGAGGGGGACCTGCGCTACGCCTTCTCCGCCCACAAGGGCTGGGAGCCCGGGGAGACCCGGAGCCGGCCGCTGGCGCCCGGCGGAACCCTCAAGGACACCTTCCGGGTCCCGGCGGACTGCCCCGTGGGGGCCGTCTACGCGGGCGTCGACGTGCGCTACGGCAAGTTCGTGAAGACCCTCACGGCCCGGCGCTTCCTCTACCCCGGCACCTGGGCGGACCCGCTGCGGGTGAAGGAATGA